In one window of Bombus fervidus isolate BK054 chromosome 4, iyBomFerv1, whole genome shotgun sequence DNA:
- the LOC139986579 gene encoding LOW QUALITY PROTEIN: uncharacterized protein (The sequence of the model RefSeq protein was modified relative to this genomic sequence to represent the inferred CDS: inserted 2 bases in 1 codon; deleted 3 bases in 2 codons; substituted 1 base at 1 genomic stop codon): MHRKRQNQERACRVNRHTPVNPKKRLTMKGGQMYEQIARGKDAYRYIRWXNPVEKPESGPDACCAKARDRYMHLARFLVQSTMNNCKRLQYNVVRGTRANTFPYPWKKEASERDRELLRPLSIAYNKYTIVPSAILSFVFYLFVSKSLIFFFFFFLFILDRSEFEGDKXDQRPHTSTIVPTIDHNELTILTQETCVSLLLQILNVRVPKLYLIMVKHSTIPYYTYSIIVHADHTIKKRIKIVLT, from the exons ATGCATCGAAAACGTCAGAACCAGGAACGTGCATGCCGCGTGAATCGACACACGCCAGTGAACCCGAAGAAAAGACTGACAATGAAAGGGGGTCAGATGTATG AGCAAATTGCCAGAGGAAAGGACGCGTACCGTTACATACGATG TAACCCCGTAGAAAAACCTGAAAGCGGACCAGATGCCTGCTGCGCAAAGGCCCGTGATAGGTATATGCACCTCGCTCGGTTCCTTGTGCAATCAACAATGAACAAC TGCAAACGATtgcaatataacgtagtacgagGGACACGTGCAAACACCTTTCCTTACCCTTGGAAGAAGGAAGCCTCTGAACGAGATCGAGAATTATTGCGACCACTTTCCATCGCGTACAAC AAATATACGATTGTTCCATCGGCAAttctttcgtttgttttttatttgttcgttagtaaatcgttaattttttttttttttttttttttgtttattttagatCGATCGGAATTCGAAGGTGACAAG TAGGACCAACGCCCACATACTTCAACTATCGTTCCGACCATCGATCATAATGAATTAACAATTCTGACGCAAGAAACTTGTGTTTCTCTTctgttacaaatattaaacGTACGTGTTCCGAAACTATATTTGATTATGGTCAAACACTCTACTATACCCTACTATACATATAGCATTATAGTACATGCGGATCACACGATCaagaaacgtataaaaattgtactaacatag
- the LOC139986774 gene encoding uncharacterized protein: protein MQVQNPDQNVLQQYRGAGHNCQGLRCVCQRYENGEVAAAVMNQNRNNQERDDSYQNIGRGSRGFQNRPGGSVQMHSNLNPNYQNPVDLVHNYNRNRQLQEPEENIYERLDNDDDDDDENTENNNEVAHNEPTAQNNQDDHTYERIDDRYSCSSRTYPRCYKYHILNHYIPSFLNDMESRNQYDQPRQFYLDSSRLSNQFCQNRLGRLGRNCFSTENIAYASTGRAIYPLGYNCMCSFCRHIDTRYLCHHCHNLHNRLRYQDAFGNNSRHYIYQLPRNCRCPFCRGEYSYVKLPVTSCRPAESSRTECHCRNPNNCSCRGKVLPNSNSAAQFSKYLDWISRGSPSVNNPLYATVHIGRPCVSALGSTTGGGNLFNNVDPGASTSNASASSTLSNNEPSTSNIRSMFSSHNSSTAHPSVCSVNRSTERQHTCDDSCIRNQSGSVTGICQFLGRCERAECNHGRLSVHWWFINRWLPAWNPHYFDRNMDTVPPMEEESQEQQESDSDDT from the coding sequence ATGCAAGTCCAGAATCCAGACCAGAATGTACTTCAGCAATATCGTGGTGCTGGGCATAACTGCCAAGGTCTGCGTTGTGTATGTCAGCGATACGAAAATGGTGAGGTAGCTGCTGCAGTTATGAATCAGAATAGGAATAATCAAGAAAGAGATGATAGCTATCAGAACATAGGTCGTGGTTCACGGGGCTTCCAAAATCGACCTGGTGGCTCGGTTCAAATGCATTCAAATCTCAATCCAAATTATCAAAATCCAGTAGATTTAGTTCATAATTACAATCGCAATCGACAACTACAGGAaccagaagaaaatatttatgaaagacTGGAtaatgacgacgacgacgacgatgaaaatactgaaaataataatgaagtTGCTCATAATGAACCCACGGCCCAAAATAATCAGGATGACCACACATATGAAAGAATAGACGATCGGTATTCTTGTAGTAGTAGAACGTATCCTCGTTGCTATAAATACCATATTTTAAATCATTATATTCCAAGTTTTTTAAACGACATGGAATCTAGAAATCAGTATGATCAGCCAAGACAATTTTATCTAGATTCATCACGATTATCTAATCAATTTTGTCAGAATAGATTGGGTAGGCTAGGTCGTAACTGTTTTTCGACAGAAAATATTGCTTACGCGTCAACTGGACGTGCCATTTATCCACTTGGTTATAACTGCATGTGTTCATTTTGTAGACATATAGATACAAGATATTTGTGTCATCATTGCCATAATTTGCATAATAGATTACGTTATCAAGATGCATTTGGAAATAATTCTAGACATTACATATATCAGTTACCAAGGAATTGTCGATGCCCCTTTTGCCGCGGTGAATACTCTTATGTAAAACTGCCTGTTACATCTTGCCGACCTGCTGAATCATCGAGGACGGAATGTCATTGTAGAAATCCTAATAATTGTTCTTGCAGAGGGAAAGTTCTACCCAATTCTAACTCTGCTGCGCAATTTAGCAAATATCTTGATTGGATTAGTAGAGGTAGTCCATCAGTTAATAATCCACTGTATGCTACAGTTCATATTGGTAGACCCTGTGTTTCAGCTCTTGGAAGTACAACTGGTGGAggaaatttattcaataacGTAGATCCTGGCGCTTCCACGTCAAATGCGTCAGCATCTAGTACATTATCAAATAATGAACCTAGTACATCAAACATTAGATCTATGTTTTCTTCGCATAATTCTTCCACTGCGCATCCTTCTGTTTGTTCAGTTAATCGTTCAACAGAACGTCAACATACGTGTGACGATTCCTGCATTAGAAATCAGAGCGGAAGCGTTACTGGCATTTGTCAGTTTCTTGGTAGATGCGAAAGAGCAGAATGTAATCATGGTAGATTATCTGTGCATTGGTGGTTCATAAATAGGTGGTTGCCAGCTTGGAATCCtcattattttgatagaaatatgGACACTGTTCCCCCAATGGAAGAAGAATCTCAAGAGCAGCAAGAAAGTGATAGTGATGATACTTAA
- the Kel gene encoding kelch protein, producing the protein MESAGQNQVQNASNNNDGSENKGSCLLLRYASQNSLDESSQKHIPREGGKDKPPYRNHHHTNRAFDVINEMRKKNLLCDVILVADGGLEVPAHKMVLAACSPYFYAMFTSFEERDQERITLQGVDYSALELLVDYVYSAEVHVTEDNVQVLLPAANLLQLTDVRDACCDFLQAQLHPSNCLGIRAFADLHGCLELLSHADSYIEQHFSEVVDGEEFLTLAPQQVAKLICSDCLMVPSEEKVYECVISWVHHDLEKRQADLAQLMEHVRLPLLSQEYLVQRVEEEPLLKANLQCKDFLIEALKYHLLKGEQKSLFKTPRTKPRQPRGLPKVLLVVGGQAPKAIRSVECYDFKEEKWYQVSELPTRRCRAGLSVLGGRVYAVGGFNGSLRVRTVDIYDAATDQWSPCPEMEARRSTLGVAVLGNCIYAVGGFDGSTGLNSAEVYDPRTHEWRLIAPMSTRRSSVGVGVVKGLLYAVGGYDGVSRQCLSSVECYNPEKDQWKPVPDMSARRSGAGVGVLDGILYAVGGHDGPLVRKSVEAFNPDTNQWTPVSDMALCRRNAGVVALNGLLYVVGGDDGSSSLASVEVYSPRTDTWTTLPTCMGIGRSYAGVAIIDKPMPSTTSM; encoded by the exons ATGGAGTCGGCGGGACAAAATCAGGTGCAAAATGCTTCCAATAATAACGATGGTTCGGAAAACAAGGGAAG TTGTTTGTTACTCAGATATGCTAGTCAAAATTCATTGGACGAAAGTTCACAAAAACACATACCCCGTGAAGGTGGAAAAGATAAACCACCATATAGGAATCATCATCATACAAATCGAGCATTTGATGTTATTAATGAAATGCGAAA gaaaaatttattatgcgACGTAATTTTGGTGGCAGACGGAGGCTTAGAAGTACCTGCTCATAAAATGGTTCTGGCTGCTTGCAGTCCTTATTTTTATGCTATGTTTACAAGTTTTGAGGAACGAGATCAAGAAAGGATAACGTTGCAAGGTGTAGATTATTCTGCACTTGAATTACTAGTAGATTATGTATATTCTGCAGAGGTTCATGTAACTGAAGATAATGTACAAGTATTATTACCAGCTGCAAATCTTTTGCAACTAACTGATGTTCGAGATGCATGTTGTGATTTCTTACAAGCTCAGTTACATCCGTCAAATTGTTTAGGAATTCGTGCATTTGCTGACCTTCATGGTTGTCTAGAATTATTATCACATGCAGATAGCTATATTGAACAACATTTTTC GGAAGTAGTGGATGGTgaagaatttttaacattaGCACCACAACAAGTAGCTAAATTAATTTGCAGTGACTGCTTAATGGTACCTTCTGAAGAAAAAGTGTATGAATGCGTAATATCATGGGTGCATCATGATTTAGAAAAGAGACAAGCTGATTTAGCACAATTAATGGAACATGTACGCTTACCTTTATTATCTCAAGAATATTTAGTACAACGTGTAGAGGAAGAGCCACTTCTTAAAGCAAATTTACAAT GTAAAGATTTTTTGATCGAAGCTTTAAAGTATCACCTTCTTAAAGGAGAACAAAAATCATTGTTCAAAACTCCTCGTACAAAACCTAGACAACCTAGAGGTTTACCAAAAGTGTTATTAGTTGTAGGAGGACAAGCTCCAAAAGCAATTAGAAGTGTAGAATGTTATGATTTTAAAGAAGAGAAGTGGTACCAAGTCTCTGAGTTACCTACACGTCGTTGTAGAGCtg GTTTATCCGTCCTTGGTGGCCGTGTATATGCTGTTGGAGGATTTAATGGATCTCTTAGAGTACGAACAGTAGACATTTATGATGCAGCTACAGACCAGTGGTCACCTTGTCCAGAAATGGAGGCAAGAAGATCAACGCTTGGTGTAGCAGTCCTTGGAAATTGCATATATGCT gtTGGTGGATTTGATGGATCAACTGGTCTTAATTCTGCTGAAGTTTACGATCCAAGAACACACGAATGGAGGTTAATTGCACCAATGTCAACACGTAGAAGTAGTGTTGGTGTGGGTGTTGTTAAGGGACTATTGTATGCT GTTGGTGGTTATGATGGGGTATCCAGACAATGTTTATCTAGTGTCGAATGTTACAATCCGGAAAAAGATCAATGGAAACCAGTGCCTGATATGTCGGCACGTCGCAGTGGTGCTGGTGTTGGTGTTTTAGATGGTATTTTATATGCTGTAGGAGGACATGATGGTCCACTGGTCAGGAAAAGTGTAGAAGCGTTCAACCCAGATACTAATCAATGGACTCCAGTTAGTGATATGGCTCTTTGTCGTAGAAATGCTG GTGTAGTTGCGCTAAATGGTCTTTTGTATGTGGTTGGTGGTGATGATGGATCATCTAGTCTGGCATCTGTAGAAGTATATTCTCCAAGAACGGATACTTGGACAACTCTTCCAACTTGCATGGGAATTGGTCGCAGTTATGCAGGAGTAGCAATAATCGATAAACCCATGCCGTCTACAACATCGATGTGA